Genomic DNA from Perca fluviatilis chromosome 12, GENO_Pfluv_1.0, whole genome shotgun sequence:
tttttctgacaatATTTGATCGTAACCAATGCTTCCTAGTTTTCGACGTCACTTACTTCCGGTCAGTGAATTATTGTTACTCTGCATAGCTTGTGAGACTTgctccagaaatgtgtctgtgttatagcCATCGCTTGAGTTCAACATTGTTTGGATAGGAACATCTACGGCTGGACCCCTTAACTCAACATTTAAAACGCTGTCCTGTGTTGCATTGCCCAAAGCCCTCTCTATTAAACCTGTTAGGGTGCTATACACCCTTTCAGGCACACTACCAATAtcagtcaaatcaatatttcGCAGATCGACATCTTGACGAAATTCAGCAGCATTAAAAAGGGGTATCTGTCTGGATGCTATTTCAGATGTTACCTTAGAAACTCTCCCCGCACCGCACTGCACACCACCCTGAGGATTTTCTGGGGGTGATGGAGGGGCCCTATAAGTGCTCGTGGACGGTTGGGGACCGGCCTGCTCATCTGTACAGGATCGTTTTGATGGCTGAACGCTCGGAAAACATGCAGGTCTCTTATTACTCTGATCTATGCCTGATGGTGCTGTATTTGGTGATTGTGCAGCGTCTGTATTGGACTGTGTATTGTTGGAATATACGATTGAAGGACCATTATGTGACAACTGTTCGGGGGCAGGACTATCTGATTCTGGTGTTTTCTCACTGTTGCTTTCACTATCGCTATCACTAGGCATAGATTGGGCCCATGCTTCGAATACTTTGGCATGTATCGCACACAATCGTGCAAAATCCTGAAGATTGCTTACTGCTCTTGTGTAATCGTCCTCGCATGGCCATTCTAGTTCCTCATCACTACTATCGTCACACCCACCTAagggttcagatttttttgtttttttgagtgagggtgacatttttttatatatatatatatatatattttgcacAAACTATAGCctgttttaacacttttttactGTGGGGGCATATTCATTGTCTTTTTAAGGCATACTATCATAGGTACAAGCAGTGTATTGAGAGAGCTGACCTGATTGGCCAGAGTTGTGCCAAACCCTGTGACCAAATCAACCAAATGCGTGTTAGCTCTGACCTGACTGGCCAGAGTTGTGCCAAAGTCTGTGACCAAACCAGTCaattgtgtgttagctgtttgcaagacatctaatttattcataagagcatcgttttgtttttgtaatttggttaattctgattgtatttgtttataatgGACATCTGACGTAGGTTGTTGAGGTGTAGTGTTGACACAATACTCAAAAGCTCTTCACCCTGAAGCAATGTTACCTGCTCAGGACCTCCTAGTGCCCCACCGTGTTCAAACTGTTTGTTAGTAATATTATTAGGTACTGCTTGCTTATCAAGGAATGGAACGTTAACCTCTAATACATTTACAGGATTGGTTACTGAGGTATTACCCCTGTTACactttttatctgacacagttATGACAGAGGTGTGTGGTATACATCTGACATAATCGGAGCCTTCCTCTGGGCTATAGATACAGTTAAAGAGGTATTCACCTACATTATATTCAGGGACCTCCTGCAAAGCTGCCTGACTCGATTGGTGGGTTGTAAGCGATGTCTCTGTTAGTCCGgtgtcttcagacccttctccTGCTTCTATGGCATGAATTGTCTAGAGgtataacaacatattttttggttaaataaagacacacacacacacacacacacacacaacgcacatacacacacaacacacacctcaTCAGATGTCTTTTGTAAAGGGGTATCCTTTTGTTCCCTCTCAATGGAGACACTCGGGGGCTGGTAGGGCTTTGGTGTACTATGTGTGAAATCACACTTAGACGACGACAAATGCAATGACACTAAGTCTTCGGTCGCTGTTAGTtgctaaaacaaaggaaaatcctttttaacaatatatacattatatttaaaaagcttttataacacaatgtaaatatattctgctagatacaaagggggtttctcacctctgcatCTTCATAAGATACAGTGGCCGGGTAAGATGAGACCGGAATAAAGGAATGGCGGCGTCTTTTGGGCGGGAAGCCTTTCTGGTATGGCTTCTCAGGCTgcaattagcattagattagaaattttttttaaatgcaacacgctattttactgtttttcttttcaactcacCTCAATAAATTGCTTCTTAGGCTTACGATGGTGAACGTTTTTAGGGATAGCAGCTTTCACAGAGAGGGTTAGAGAAGCACATGGCCTTTTATCAGGGTTGATTTCAGCCGCATGGGCTATCGAGTAGCCATCGCCCTTACGGATCCTTTGTTCAGGATTGTCTAgacaacaatatatatatatatatatatttattagatGACTAGAAACAtggtgataaattaaatagtaataaatattaCATCCTAAAAGAGATAAATAGACCGTAAATACCTGTTTGCAGCGTTCTTCTTCCTTATTAGAAGGgccttttgttttatgttctgtCGTGTTGGGGTCTGTAGGATTGGGCTACACAGcgctttttaaaaacaaaaacaaaatgaatgaaaacacagtactaaatcaattaatgctgtagtgtatatttataggtttttaccttgtggtataattgtttcatcaaCTAACACAGCCACATTGTCCCAGCTCTTTGTAGAATCACCTAATGACGCAAACTACATTATAcgacaaaaaaacgtttttaagtcacaaatgactgaatgaattaaataccttacaataagctttttttttatttactcacCAAACGCAGCCATTTCTGTAGAAACGAATCCTCTTTTCTTCAGAGGTCTTTGTTGAGGAAGACTGAGAAAACATGGGAAAATTTTTAGCTAGCACCTTAGCTaaaactgcaggtaaaaagtgagcagtcagccttgaaaacaaggggtttttaaacaccacaaaccaccccctttatgacgatttaacacccacaacaatagacctcacatttacaagctaagCACTGGTCTAACACTAAAACATAAGACAAACTCCAGATGGCCTTTTGTTGTGGAAAAATGAAACGTGGGCTACATGCCTACGCACTATGACCGAGTGTCATCAGTCGTTAGCTGGACAGCTACGTCTGCGAGAGGCCACCTCAGTTCAAGGGCACAAGACCCTTTGTTGCGGGAGGCGACGACCGGGATCCTACGTCATAACGTGCACGAGGCGCCCCAGATTCGGCTGCTATTATGGCGCTTTCGCAGGTGCTGACGTTTCGACTGCGTTCCGCGCATTACGCCCGTATGCGTCGCAattcgacgattagatgcactaccatattcggccactagatggcgatccCGACAACCGGATATTCGGTCGCAACGCCACGCATGATCATATCAACAGATTGCATAGGTTTGCGCGTGTGTTGTGATAACGTCGCCACATTACGCACGCTAATCTTACCCATGCAATTACTACTAAGGAGCATAGTATTATAGGGTCCTAGACTGGCATGGCGGTGCATTAACTTCTCTGGCTGATGGCTGCGCACATCGGTACATTCCCTCCGACGCTGACCAGGGACACTTACATTAACCTGATGGCCGATTATATTCCCCCCCTTCttcctccccttttttttttggtgaggtTGAAACCAGCCTCATCCACAAAGATAATTTCAGGTGGAACAGGCCAGCCGTCAATCTCAAAGATTCTCtgcaaaaacacatcaaaaccCAGTAGAGTATATCACTACCCTGAAGCACAGTTCAAGAGGGCACAAATGGCAGCATAAACTGCTATACTGTGATGGTGCACAATACTTCATACAATATCAAAAGTCATACCTGAACATATTCCCCTCGCTGTTCGTCTTTTACCCTGTCAGAGTTTCGTTCAAAGGGACGCGGTACACCTGTTTCATCCGGAACCGATGCTTTCGGAGGATGCGATCAATTGTGGAAAGGCTGATGGAATTTATTCCTTGAAAATGATTATTATCCTCAATCACTCTCCTTTGAATCTGTCGCAGGaggattacattattggtaatAACCATGTTTACAAGCTCCCTCTCTTGCTCCTCTGACAAAAGCCTTAGCCTCCCACCACCAGATGGTCGTCTCTGTATCCTACAAAACAGAAGCACACATTACTCTACATTTTATGgatttatttagtattacagAAGCATAGTACAACATTGCACGCGGATGTCAAGGCACAGAGTACAGCACTCAAAAGTTACTGTAACGGAGCAGTCGGACTGTAAGTACACCTACCTGTTTTCCCTCCCTGAAGGTTCTGATGATGGAGGCGACGGTGAAGCGACTCAAATTAGGCTGGACTGCCGCGCCTGCCCCCTCATGGTCATACCATGGACAACAACATGGTCCACTAAAGTGGCTCCATTTCATCTGAGACTGCTTGTCTCCTTGCCCTTACTCCTCCTCCACCTTCGTCTTCGCTCACCACGTCCCTTCCTTCCCTTCTACCTCCTCCTTCACCacgtcttcctcctctcccctcctccttcctcctccttctacTTCTCCTTCACCAcgtccttttttttcctccctcctcctctttcttctttcttccttctcctcttcctcttttttttcctctccctccttgACCGTCATTTCTCTGTGGGTTCATTGTTCCAAAACTCAATGAACTGACTCTGACCATTTTATCTATCTGTTGAAAGAATGGTGAAAGATTCTGTTTGGTGTGTGATCAATTTTGACTTGTAGTGTTTCCACCTGGGTAATTGTGTGCTAATTGAGCTTCGGCTGTGGCTGACTTGAGTGACAAAATTGAATGCTGTGCTTCCTAAATGACAACATGGTGTAGGCAATGAGAAATTTAGGgatttgtgtgtagagttttgcagtaacagttaaacaaatctgACTCATGTGTCAAAACCAGGGAATAGTGTTTATAGTTTAGTGAAATGGGTGTGCTTTTTGAAAATGTGCGTTATGGTTTTGAACTTTTAGTTCAAAAGCCTGGTTATAGTGTTtaagcaattgagaaaaactgtaatactggAATAACATATTGATACATTACTAATGATGTGATTTAATCCAAAGTGAATGATTTTATGATTATCATCTGAGTTGAGATCTGTAGAGCATGTGTGTTTAGTTATGTCTCTTAAAGTGAATGTGGAACATGTCCCGGGACGTCCCTACATAGTTGGAGATGGTTACACCTTTCTGTCAGACAAGGCAGAACTGAATGTGGCTTGGCAGCAGATCTCTTCCCCATCGGCCTGAGGTCATGATTAGAAGATGTACCTAATAACCTCTGGAGTGACAGCAGCAGTCTCTGAAGAGGGGAGAAGATTGTTGGTTTCTAAATCCTGGTAATCTGGATatgatatatatagatatactgAACTAACCAgttatataacacacacacacacacacacacaatacacacacacacacacacacacacttataacacacacacacacacatacacacacacactatacacacacacacacacacacacacacttagacacacacacactatacccacacagatacacacacacacacacacctcacacactcacacacacacacacacactcacacacacacacacacacacacacacacacacacacacacacacacacacaaacaccacagagacacacacattcccatGAGGTGTTAGAAGTAACACATGAGGAACTAACCCACATGAGTAATCAGATCACAGATGGGCAGGACTTCTATCAGAATCAGAGTTGATTATCTAAGTTAAGTTATACACGTAATGAAACACGGCGCATGTGTTCTATAAAGAGGCTCTGAGTTCTGATCTCTGCAGCAGATCACCTACAGCTACAAGATGGGGAACCACTCTAGTAACGTCTATGCTGGACATATTGGTAGTGTGTTTCTCAGTAAATTGTGTTGTGGTGATTAGTATACTGGACATTTTGTTGTTtgatattataattattgatactttgaatatttgcaatgtgtgtttttaagtattttataaaTGAAGAGAGACTTAAAATAAGAGGAAGGTTTTGTTTTCAGactcattttgtttttcattatctAGTAGGATTAGTAGTGCAGATTACAGAAGCTAGATGACAAACATTAATATAATGATATCATGATGTGACTCTGGTCCCATACAAACACTGAGTTCACTCTCATTACTACCTGATCTGTGAAGAATGTTGCCTGATGCCTAAATGTTTTTCCTTTCAGGAACGGTTTATATGAGGGCCGGTACGTTCATTCAGTAAGACATGAAGTTTATTTCTGAACTCTgaacttttttataatattttttcataTTGAATTATACATGTTAATCATTTTGTCTACTCAATTTAGCTCTATTTGCCTATTACCTAATAACTACACCATTTTTTTTTCGCTTTGAGTGAACAAATACATTCTACAAATCAACTTAATTTTGCAATATATTAACTGTATTTATTCCAAGTGATGAAAAGTGTTGCAGACTATATTTACATGTTTTctaaatgtatttctttgtaGGCTCGATCTTTATTATAATCATTATTCATAAAAATGATACATGTTGTTAATCAATGTAAGTAATTACATAATTCATCTTCAGATGTGAGTGAACCATGGAGGAAAATATCTTGGGGTGAGTTCACTTTGACTTGttgctgctctctgctctttAACATAATCTACACAAGTGTAGCATTGGCTTGGTTGCCTTTATTGATAGGACAGATTAATTAgtgataataatatataataataataataaaaatagtgaTACTGTAGATCCTTGGAGGAGACTTACCGAGGAGGAGATCAGGTTGCAGCTCTGGAGACAGACCTTTAGTTAGCGGCTGGAGCAACTTGAATTCAAAACCCAGCTCCCGGCTGGTAAGATGCTAACTGAAGGTTGGGTTTGGATTTAATCCAATAAACAAACTATCAAAATGTATAATTGATCAGAGTTCTGTGAATCTGCAGCCGATTGCTCTTCCTTAACCAACGGATGTTTGTCTCAGTACACTTAAACTGACAACTGAATGGGGGAAGTTTAGATAGAGACTTTCAGGGAGGCTCAAATTCAGTTTCAGAGCTACTGAATCAAATTTCATAATAGTAAACTCCGGTTTCAACTCTATTGGAATTCAGTTTCAAACGTATACGCGTAAGCACTTCGAAAGGAATCTGGACTTTTATCAAGCAGGAGACATTTGGCGAATTCTTTAAACTCTAAAAGTAAATGTGATCCTGTCTTAACAGAGACAATGCGAGACTCCGTTAAGGAGTAATGTGAGGAGTATGTGGATAAAAGCAGGACATCAAACATGTCCGAATCCTTCTGTATGGACCTGGCCAGCTGGAAAGTCCAGCTTCATCAAGTCTGTCTGCAGCGTCATACAAGGCAGAGTGACTACTCCTGCTTTGACCTCTGACAAAAGTTGCAATGGAACAGTAAGACAACTTTAGATCAACCTCTAAAGCAACATCGACTGTTTAATAAATCTTTCTCTTTAACTTTTCCCCCAACTTAACCCTAACTAAATGATCTGCATGAGAATAAACAGAGTTTAGTCATTAATGTATCAGGGACTTCATACAGAATAAACactgcagaaccataaatctGTAGATTACTGTGATTAAAACCAGCATTTCATCTTGTTGTGTTACAGTATGAAAcgtttaaaatcagaaaagaaggaaacccAGAGACATTCTGTCATTTCGTCTTCAATGACGTCATGGATCTGAAGGATGGAGATGGAATCTGTGCTGAGGACATCAAACTGGCCCTGGGAGGACATGTGAAGGAGGGTTACCAGGTACGACTGTCCCTTCAGTCAACTTTAAAGAGCCCCTGttatgtggccgggttggatcagtggttagagcaggcgcacgtatactgagaggtttatatcttgacgcagaggtccatggtttgaatctgacctgtgacagtttcctgcatgtcttccccgtCTCTCAAGTGCTctctgtgggagagaaagatccatttggagtgaaatgtgttcTTTTGTACTTTATATatctattacatacacaaaaaactatACAACACACTAAAATATGGGGGAAATCCAAAAAAAGcttaataggggctctttaacatGACTAAGTGATCAGCTAATATGACGTTTGTCATTTTAAGGAAGTAAGAGTTGAAATGCTGCAACACCAGCAGGCTGAGGTGGCCTAGggccaaggttattatagtctGGTTAACCATTATAACCTTGCCTAGGACTGTGTTATCATTCAGATTTGGATCATGAGTTCACCTCCTAACAATCACACAaacaatggaaataaaaaaaacgattatattgcacattacgttttaaACTAAGTTTCaaagtgttttcactgttgtaattgtaattgtgtTTTCCAGTTCAAGCCTTCATCTCCACTGTCTCCTGGGGATCCAGGCTACAACCCCCGTCCCTCTGCAGACGACCAAGTCCATGTTCTGGTTTGTGTGCTTTCTGCTGACTCAGCAGAAATTACAGACTCAGTTCTGAAGAAGATGGCCGACATCAGAGAGGCAGCCAGTGAGCTGGGTAAGCAGGTTAACTTGATCTCTAGTCAGGGGTCAGACTCCAACACTCAAACATGAGTTCAGCACTTTAACACTGAGTCCATAATCAATCATTTATCATAGATTGATACAGCCCATAATACAAAGATCAggactaaaaaactaaaataatgttCAGGTTTCAGATCAGATTTAAGCTTTTTCCTGATATAAGTTTGCATTTTTACTGAGAGATTTTTTAGAcgtttatagttttttttacaaagtaaaaactcttctttttgtttgttgtattttatgaACAGAATCTTCCTGAAAAAGCTATAAAGTGTGCTGGACTGAGTGTGTTTCGGATCTGCGTCCCAGTAGTGGCAAGAGGCCCCACATTGATTCAGCCTGTCCTGAAACTAAAAAGGATCTGAAGAATGTGTACAAGAGCCAGCAGCTGAAGCAAAAGGTGAGTTTCTGTCTTTCTGAGTCTGTACAGAAATATAACCTCATGTGTTTTAACTTTGTAGTCCAAATATTTTAAGTACTATATATGAGCACAGAAACCCTCATAACTCCCATTGTTTAACACTCAGGTGAAAGACTTCAGCGCAGCAGTGGGAGTCCCAGAGAACTACATCTTTCCTGTGAAGAACTACAGTGATGAAACCGACATC
This window encodes:
- the LOC120569491 gene encoding interferon-induced protein 44-like is translated as MWIKAGHQTCPNPSVWTWPAGKSSFIKSVCSVIQGRVTTPALTSDKSCNGTYETFKIRKEGNPETFCHFVFNDVMDLKDGDGICAEDIKLALGGHVKEGYQFKPSSPLSPGDPGYNPRPSADDQVHVLVCVLSADSAEITDSVLKKMADIREAASELGKQVNLISSQGPHIDSACPETKKDLKNVYKSQQLKQKVKDFSAAVGVPENYIFPVKNYSDETDINDDVNTLILSALRQMINLGDNFSEKLI